One part of the Saprospiraceae bacterium genome encodes these proteins:
- a CDS encoding homogentisate 1,2-dioxygenase yields MAVYHTQGRIPHKRHVVFRQKNGSLYHEELFGTEGFSSTSSLVYHLRPPTRVRQIGKPWSIRPEIAIQDNLQALSFSSFKVLPHADYIESRKTLFLNHDMSVSIAAPNANLDSYFFKNADADEMIFIHQGSGRLISSYGTVAFEYGDYLIIPRGTVYQMEFDTTENRHLIVESHGPIRTPSRYRNNMGQYLEHSPFCERDFKLPQNLETHDEEGEFLLRIKKRGMIYPFLYANHPFDVVGWDGYNYPYGISIFDFEPITGRIHMPPPIHQQFEAKGFVICSFVPRLYDYHPDAIPAPYHHSNIDSDEILYYVDGDFMSRNNIQKGQLTLHPSGIPHGPHPGAIERSIGKKETQELAVMIDPFSPVSITKDAMQIEVKDYYKSWLEEPAFV; encoded by the coding sequence ATGGCAGTTTATCATACGCAGGGTAGAATACCCCACAAAAGGCATGTAGTTTTTCGTCAAAAAAATGGTAGTTTATACCATGAAGAGTTATTTGGAACAGAAGGTTTCTCATCTACTTCGTCATTAGTATATCATCTTCGTCCACCCACAAGGGTACGCCAGATTGGAAAACCTTGGTCCATAAGACCTGAAATTGCCATACAAGATAATTTACAAGCATTGAGTTTTTCAAGCTTTAAGGTTTTGCCGCATGCTGATTATATAGAAAGTAGAAAAACATTGTTTTTAAATCATGATATGTCTGTAAGTATTGCAGCTCCGAATGCGAATCTAGATTCCTATTTTTTCAAGAATGCAGATGCTGATGAAATGATTTTTATTCATCAGGGATCAGGGCGTTTAATTTCAAGTTACGGAACGGTTGCCTTTGAGTATGGGGATTACTTAATTATTCCCAGAGGAACAGTATATCAGATGGAATTTGATACTACCGAAAACCGACATCTCATCGTTGAGTCTCATGGGCCTATTAGAACCCCTTCACGATATCGAAATAATATGGGCCAATATCTTGAACACTCTCCATTTTGTGAACGCGATTTTAAGTTGCCACAAAATCTAGAAACGCATGATGAAGAAGGGGAGTTTTTATTGCGTATCAAAAAGCGAGGTATGATTTATCCTTTTTTATATGCAAATCATCCTTTTGATGTTGTTGGGTGGGATGGTTATAATTATCCTTATGGTATTTCTATTTTTGACTTCGAGCCAATTACTGGAAGAATTCATATGCCTCCACCGATTCATCAGCAGTTTGAGGCTAAAGGATTTGTAATTTGTTCTTTTGTACCGCGGCTTTATGATTATCATCCGGATGCTATTCCTGCTCCTTACCACCATTCTAATATCGATTCTGATGAAATTTTGTATTATGTTGATGGTGATTTTATGAGTCGGAATAATATTCAAAAAGGACAATTGACCTTGCATCCTTCAGGTATACCTCATGGCCCACATCCAGGTGCTATTGAACGCAGTATCGGTAAAAAAGAGACCCAAGAATTAGCTGTAATGATTGATCCATTTAGCCCGGTTAGTATTACAAAAGATGCGATGCAAATCGAAGTTAAAGATTATTATAAATCTTGGTTAGAAGAACCCGCTTTTGTTTAA